One stretch of Cygnus olor isolate bCygOlo1 chromosome 1, bCygOlo1.pri.v2, whole genome shotgun sequence DNA includes these proteins:
- the SUCLA2 gene encoding succinate--CoA ligase [ADP-forming] subunit beta, mitochondrial isoform X2 yields MRAAGRGGGHLRARGLRHGGLHHPKPGGGWAEGQRAPRHPGHRHGQGSKDLVVKAQVLAGGRGKGTFEGGLKGGVKIVFSPEEAKDISSKMIGKKLFTKQTGEKGRICNQVFICERRYPRREYYFAITMERSFQGPVLIGSSQGGVNIEDVAAENPDAIIKEPIDIVEGIKKEQAVRLAQKMGFPPNLVDEAAENMIKLYNLFLKYDATMIEINPMVEDASGVVMCMDAKINFDSNSAYRQKKIFDMQDWTQEDQRDRDAAKADLNYIGLDGNIGCLVNGAGLAMATMDIIKLHGGTPANFLDVGGGATVQQVTEAFKLITSDKKVLAILVNIFGGIMRCDVIAQGIVMAVKDLDLKIPIVVRLQGTRVDDAKALITASGLKILACDDLDEAAKMVVKLSEIVTLAKQAQVDVKFQLPI; encoded by the exons ATGCGCGCTgcggggcgtgggggggggcACCTGAGGGCGAGGGGGCTCCGCCATGGCGGCCTCCATCATCCGAAGCCGGGCGGCGGCTGGGCTGAGGGGCAGCGGGCTCCGCGCCACCCTGGGCACCGCCACGGCCAAG GTTCAAAGGATCTTGTGGTAAAAGCACAGGTTTTAGCTGGTGGTAGAGGAAAAGGAACTTTTGAAGGTGGCCTCAAAGGAGGagtgaaaatagttttttc CccagaagaagcaaaagatATCTCCTCCAAAATGATTGGAAAGAAGTTGTTTACCAAGCAGACAGGAGAGAAGGGCAGGATATGCAATCAAGTATTTATCTGTGAGCGCAGATATCCCAGGAGAGAATACTATTTTGCAATAACAATGGAAAGGTCGTTTCAA GGTCCCGTGCTGATAGGCAGTTCTCAGGGTGGCGTTAATATTGAAGATGTTGCTGCAGAGAATCCTGATGCGATAATTAAGGAACCCATTGATATAGTAGAAGGCATAAAAAAGGAGCAAGCTGTTAGG CTAGCCCAAAAAATGGGATTTCCTCCTAATCTAGTGGATGAAGCGGCTGAAAACATGATCAAATTATATAATCTCTTTCTGAAATACGATGCTACCATGATAGAAATAAATCCTATGGTTGAAGATGCATCAGGAGTTG tgatGTGTATGGATGCCAAGATAAATTTTGACAGTAATTCAGCGTATCGTCAGAAGAAAATCTTCGATATGCAAGACTGGACACAGGAAGATCAAAGAGACAGGGACGCTGCAAAAGCAGATCTCAACTACATAGGATTGGATGGAAACATAGGCTGTTTAG TCAACGGTGCTGGTTTAGCTATGGCCACAATGGATATAATTAAACTTCACGGTGGGACTCCAGCAAACTTCCTTGATGTTGGTGGTGGTGCTACAGTGCAGCAAGTGACAGAAGCCTTTAAGCTCATTACCTCTGATAAAAAG GTATTGGCTATTCTGGTAAACATTTTTGGTGGCATTATGCGATGCGATGTGATAGCACAAGGTATTGTTATGGCAGTGAAGGATTTGGACCTAAAAATACCTATTGTGGTACGATTGCAAG GTACACGAGTTGATGATGCCAAAGCTTTAATAACAGCAAGTGGCCTCAAAATCCTTGCATGTGATGACTTGGATGAAGCTGCTAAAATG gtggTGAAACTCTCTGAAATTGTAACCTTAGCAAAACAAGCTCAGGTGGATGTTAAATTTCAGTTGCCGATTTGA
- the SUCLA2 gene encoding succinate--CoA ligase [ADP-forming] subunit beta, mitochondrial isoform X1: MAASIIRSRAAAGLRGSGLRATLGTATAKILGGGPGILSNHGFQVQQQQQRKLSLHEYLSMGLLQEAGISVPHGVVARTPDEAYKIAKEIGSKDLVVKAQVLAGGRGKGTFEGGLKGGVKIVFSPEEAKDISSKMIGKKLFTKQTGEKGRICNQVFICERRYPRREYYFAITMERSFQGPVLIGSSQGGVNIEDVAAENPDAIIKEPIDIVEGIKKEQAVRLAQKMGFPPNLVDEAAENMIKLYNLFLKYDATMIEINPMVEDASGVVMCMDAKINFDSNSAYRQKKIFDMQDWTQEDQRDRDAAKADLNYIGLDGNIGCLVNGAGLAMATMDIIKLHGGTPANFLDVGGGATVQQVTEAFKLITSDKKVLAILVNIFGGIMRCDVIAQGIVMAVKDLDLKIPIVVRLQGTRVDDAKALITASGLKILACDDLDEAAKMVVKLSEIVTLAKQAQVDVKFQLPI, translated from the exons ATGGCGGCCTCCATCATCCGAAGCCGGGCGGCGGCTGGGCTGAGGGGCAGCGGGCTCCGCGCCACCCTGGGCACCGCCACGGCCAAG atacTTGGTGGAGGTCCAGGAATACTCAGTAATCATGGGTTTCAGgtgcaacaacagcaacagaggAAGCTGTCACTACATGAATACTTGAGCATGGGACTGTTGCAGGAGGCTGGTATTTCTGTTCCGCATGGAGTAGTTGCCCGGACACCAGACGAAGCTTacaaaatagcaaaagaaatag GTTCAAAGGATCTTGTGGTAAAAGCACAGGTTTTAGCTGGTGGTAGAGGAAAAGGAACTTTTGAAGGTGGCCTCAAAGGAGGagtgaaaatagttttttc CccagaagaagcaaaagatATCTCCTCCAAAATGATTGGAAAGAAGTTGTTTACCAAGCAGACAGGAGAGAAGGGCAGGATATGCAATCAAGTATTTATCTGTGAGCGCAGATATCCCAGGAGAGAATACTATTTTGCAATAACAATGGAAAGGTCGTTTCAA GGTCCCGTGCTGATAGGCAGTTCTCAGGGTGGCGTTAATATTGAAGATGTTGCTGCAGAGAATCCTGATGCGATAATTAAGGAACCCATTGATATAGTAGAAGGCATAAAAAAGGAGCAAGCTGTTAGG CTAGCCCAAAAAATGGGATTTCCTCCTAATCTAGTGGATGAAGCGGCTGAAAACATGATCAAATTATATAATCTCTTTCTGAAATACGATGCTACCATGATAGAAATAAATCCTATGGTTGAAGATGCATCAGGAGTTG tgatGTGTATGGATGCCAAGATAAATTTTGACAGTAATTCAGCGTATCGTCAGAAGAAAATCTTCGATATGCAAGACTGGACACAGGAAGATCAAAGAGACAGGGACGCTGCAAAAGCAGATCTCAACTACATAGGATTGGATGGAAACATAGGCTGTTTAG TCAACGGTGCTGGTTTAGCTATGGCCACAATGGATATAATTAAACTTCACGGTGGGACTCCAGCAAACTTCCTTGATGTTGGTGGTGGTGCTACAGTGCAGCAAGTGACAGAAGCCTTTAAGCTCATTACCTCTGATAAAAAG GTATTGGCTATTCTGGTAAACATTTTTGGTGGCATTATGCGATGCGATGTGATAGCACAAGGTATTGTTATGGCAGTGAAGGATTTGGACCTAAAAATACCTATTGTGGTACGATTGCAAG GTACACGAGTTGATGATGCCAAAGCTTTAATAACAGCAAGTGGCCTCAAAATCCTTGCATGTGATGACTTGGATGAAGCTGCTAAAATG gtggTGAAACTCTCTGAAATTGTAACCTTAGCAAAACAAGCTCAGGTGGATGTTAAATTTCAGTTGCCGATTTGA